The Geobacter metallireducens GS-15 region TTCGACCCCCATCGCCGACTGCAATTCGTGCCACAAGGGAGAGGGGGTTGCCCCGAACCATGACACGGACTGGCTCCGTGGGCACCGGGTTCTTGCCGGCAAGGCGGGAAGCAACTGCTACCAGTGCCACACCCAGCAGTTCTGCCTCGACTGTCACAAGGGGGGCGGGATAGATGCCAAGCTGTCGACCCGCAACTATCAGCGTGACTATGTACCCAAGAGCCACCGGACGGATTTCATCAGCATCCACCCGATCAAGGCCCTGGACAATCCCCAGAGCTGCAACCGCTGCCACGAGCCGTCCTACTGCAACGAGTGCCACAGCCGGTTCCCGAAGGGGTCCCTGCGGATCAAGTCGCACCTGAGGAGCGGCACCACCCAGACTTTCATCTGGAACAGCGAGCATGCCACCGAGGCCCGCAGGAACCTCCAGTCATGCCAGACCTGTCACCCTGACGGCGATGTCTGCCTGAAATGCCACGCCACCAGCGGCAAGGGCGGTACCGGCATCAGCCCGCACCCCAGAAACTTTAAGGGTGGCAACATCATCGATCGTAGCGACCGGTCCTGCCGGAAGTGCCACACCCTCTAGTCTCACACCACAACAAGGAGGTATGCCACATGAAGTTGTCTAAAAGTCTGACTCTTTTGCTGGGAACAGCGGCCATGGTTGGCCTGTACGGCTGCGGTAGCAGCAATCGCGAAAGCGCCATCGATCAGCAGAGTGCTTCCTTCCAGGCGTCGGCTGGCTGTATCAGCTGCCACGCAACGAACAAGACCTCACCGGTCACCGGTGCCCTTATCGTTGAAGAGTGGAAAAAGTCTGCGCACAACACCAGATCCGGCGCAGCCTGTACCGACTGCCACACCAACAGCGGTCACCCTGACGGCGGCACTATTGTTAAAGCAGTTCAGGATACCCAGTGCGCCACCTGCCACACGGTCGCATCGCTGGCATATCCGCACTTCGCCAACTACACCACCAGCCTCGCGGCCCAATACGTGAGCCAGACCGATGCCGCCGGCGTGCAGTGCCGCCAGTGCCACAATCCCCACGATACAACTTCTCTTATCCAGTACAACAGGGACTGGGCTGAGTCAGGCCATGGCAGTGTCGAGTATGTAGCTGGTAACGCCAGTGCCAGCAGCGTCAACTCCCACTATCCCTGGACGACAGCCAGCCGTGACGCCTGCGCCAAGTGCCATACAACTTCGGGTTACAAGCACGTCATCGCTGGTGGTACTGCTCCGTTCCTGAGCAATAACAAGAAAAACGAAGCCATAATGTGTTCGGCCTGCCATAGCGACTACAGCTGGGCAAGGCGTACTCCGGGGGCACAGACCCTTGAGTACACCTATGCAGCTGCCGCCATCACACTGGATGATGCAGGGGACTCCAATCTTTGTCTCGTATGTCACTCTGGCCGCGGCAATATGCAATCCGCAAGGCCGACGAGAAATGGCTCTACATTCCACCACGCTGTTGCCGGCGCAGTATTGTTCAGCGCGAAGACCCACGTTGGTTATGAGTTTGCCGGACAGAATTATGTGTATGCTGGCTTTAAACATGACACTATTGGCATGACTGATGGTTCCGGGCCGTGCGTCAGTTGTCACATGAAGAGCACAAAGGGTCACACCTTCGGTGTCGTAACGAAGGATTCCAATGGTGCAATCACTGCAATCAACACTATCGCTACCTGTAATGCCTGCCATGCCGGTACATATGCCTTGACCCCGGCAAAACTCGAAGAGGAGTCGGCCGGTTACCAGCAAGCCGGCAACTTGCTGAAAGCCAAACTGACGGCCAAGGGGATCGTAATTCCGTCTAGTGGCACCACTGCTTATATCGCAGGTCTTGCAGCCAACGACTACGGTGCATGGCAGAACTCGTTCCTTACTTCAGACGAGCCGGGCGGCTACGCCCACAATCGTAAGTATGTCAAGCGTTTGATTTTCGACTCCCTGGATTGGCTTGATAACGGCACATTCGATGGCACCATCACTCTCAGTCCTGCCGATGTTGCGGCATATCCAGAAGCAGCTGCCTGGTTTAGGGCCGACGCAACAACAGGCGTGGCAGCCCGTCCGTAACTTCTGCCATATCCTGCATAAAAAGCCCCCGCTTCGGCGGGGGTTTTTTTGTGGTAGTCTATTACTTGCCTTTGGGCAAATACACTACGGAGGACTTCCATGAAAAAAATCGTTCTGTTCCTGCTTGCGCTGACCTTCACTGCTACTGCTGCCCTGGCTGCCGGTGGTCTTGACTACTTTCTCGGCAACCTCAACGTGCAGGCCCGTGCCGACATGAGCGGCTTTGCCGGCAGGCTGAGCGCCCAGTTCGGCGTGCCCGGCGTTCAGGTGAGTGCCACCCTGGGCACGGTGAAGGAGCCGGCCGATGCCTTCATGATCTACCAGTTGGGCCAGATGACCCATCAACCATACCAGAGGGTACTCCAGACCTATCAGTCCAATCGGGGAAAGGGATGGGGCGTGATTGCCAGAAGTCTCGGCATCAAGCCCGGTTCGGCCGAGTTCCACGCCCTCAAGAGGGGAGATTTCGCCCTGACCGGAAGGCCGGGCAGCACGTGGGAGCAAAGGGATGACTACGGCAAAGGGAAGGGAAGAGGGAAGGGGCACAACAAATAGAGAAGAAAAGGGGGATCGTCCCTCTCTATTTTGAAAAGGCCCATTTGCCGGGAAGTGAAAGCCATGGGACAGACGTTTAGACCCCGCCGATCGGGAAAGCCGGCCGAAAAGAGCCAGGCAGAACTTGACGAGATGGTGCGGCGGATGCGGGGGGAGCAGAGCGCTTCCGGCAGCTACCGGGAGCAGTCGTTGAAAATCCACGGCTGGATCTGCGCCAAGTGCGGCCGCGAGTTCGATCTCGCAAACCTCCATCTCCTCACAGTGCATCACCGGGATGGGAACCATCTCAATAATCCCCCCGACGGGAGCAACTGGGAGAATCTCTGCGTCTGGTGCCACGATGACGAGCACAGCCGCGGGGTGCTGGGGGATTACCTGAACGACGGCGAATCGCGGAGGAAATGAAAAAAGCCCCGGCCTGAAAAGGTCGGGGCTTTCGTGTGTCGGGAGCGTACCGGTTTGAATCGGAGTTGGCGATTACTTCCCTTTCCCCGTGAGCCGCACCAGGGCCTCCATGTATTTTTCGCCAGTCTTCTTGACGATCTCGGCGGGGAGCGGCGGGGCCGGAGCGGTCTTGTTCCAGTCGAGGGTCTCCAGGTAGTCCCGCAGGAACTGCTTGTCGAAGGAGGGCTGCGCCCCGCCCGGCTTGTAGCTGTCCTTGGGCCAGAAGCGGGATGAGTCGGGGGTCATGCACTCGTCGATGATGATCAGTTCGCCGTTGTAAATGCCGTATTCGAACTTGGTGTCGGCAATGATGATCCCCTTGGCGTCGGCGATGTCCCGGGCCCGCTTGTAGATGGCGATGGTGACGTCGCGCACCTTCCCGGCCAGTTCCTTCCCCATCATTTCGACCATCCTGTCGAAGGAGATGTTCTCGTCGTGGGTGCCGAGCTCGGCCTTGGTG contains the following coding sequences:
- a CDS encoding YajD family HNH nuclease, giving the protein MGQTFRPRRSGKPAEKSQAELDEMVRRMRGEQSASGSYREQSLKIHGWICAKCGREFDLANLHLLTVHHRDGNHLNNPPDGSNWENLCVWCHDDEHSRGVLGDYLNDGESRRK